A single genomic interval of Spirosoma linguale DSM 74 harbors:
- a CDS encoding hypothetical protein (KEGG: glo:Glov_2141 hypothetical protein), which translates to MSISSVLQKESYIEASKAANLRLEFVENLISETLDQAKPVDFPKLLHTLGVPGSGKSTFVNGLNSVNSVVVSFDRVMEALPQYQHDLITSGKEVAFNNWEGPARAIGYEILERAVDSKRNVIVDHSGARKDHLEFLKQAKQENYQIEVVLCETPSNEAQKRVLKREVEGGRHVPSDYIPQRQTVLNTLISGYREVADIFTIVKPNQEPKSIFQHRPS; encoded by the coding sequence GTGTCCATTTCGTCGGTATTGCAAAAAGAATCTTATATCGAAGCTTCGAAAGCCGCCAATTTAAGATTAGAATTTGTTGAGAATCTTATATCTGAGACCCTAGATCAAGCAAAACCGGTCGATTTCCCTAAACTGTTACATACGCTGGGAGTACCAGGTTCGGGTAAATCTACTTTTGTTAATGGCTTAAACTCAGTTAACTCGGTGGTTGTATCGTTTGATCGAGTCATGGAGGCACTTCCTCAATATCAACATGATCTAATTACAAGTGGTAAAGAAGTAGCCTTTAACAATTGGGAGGGCCCCGCCAGAGCAATCGGATATGAGATTTTAGAACGCGCTGTCGATTCTAAACGTAACGTCATTGTCGATCACAGTGGAGCGCGTAAAGATCATTTGGAATTTTTAAAGCAAGCAAAACAAGAGAATTATCAAATAGAGGTAGTATTGTGCGAAACACCAAGCAACGAGGCTCAAAAACGAGTATTGAAGAGAGAAGTTGAAGGTGGTCGACATGTTCCGTCGGATTACATCCCACAGCGGCAAACTGTTCTTAACACACTAATTTCAGGCTATAGAGAAGTTGCAGACATTTTCACTATCGTTAAACCAAACCAAGAACCGAAAAGTATTTTTCAGCATCGTCCTAGTTAA
- a CDS encoding permease YjgP/YjgQ family protein (PFAM: permease YjgP/YjgQ family protein~KEGG: sat:SYN_00414 permease) translates to MKKIDKLVLGSFWGPFFLTLGVVIFIFLMRLLMFYIDEFVSKDLDLATFGRLLFYFALLTIPTALPLAVLLSSLMTFGNLGEFFELTALKSAGISLTRAMRPLLIVAIGISAFSFWFNNSVAPWANLKGYSLLYDIKTAKATLNLKEGIFYNDLPGYSIKVDRKIKAEKGSTTGDLLKGLVIYKHPTSGLETGNREIILADSGRMYTDKDRTYLVFQLFNGNDYQEYSDNSISYASSGPTAQGAQFMRNGFKDYKLVISLESFGIKRTDENQFEYHEYMKDLKQLSALTDSLRKDYKNTSLSVAGASRQYYNYQFKSDAVLKQKVLKDGKWADSLLTAQKIPQHELAQIALNQAQNILSYSTSNVTYLTEKEKNVWRYQLETHHKFTQAISVFVMFLIGASMGAIIKKGGFGLPVLIAIVFFIFLYVLTIAGDKYAKDGLLWVPIGAWLANIVLFPFGLLLMQRARHDSRLFDKDVYVIAWERFRKRFDKNAREVQVQTAE, encoded by the coding sequence ATGAAGAAAATAGATAAATTAGTACTAGGCTCTTTTTGGGGGCCATTTTTTTTAACCCTGGGTGTCGTCATCTTTATCTTCCTGATGCGGCTCCTGATGTTTTATATCGACGAGTTCGTTTCCAAAGACCTCGATCTGGCTACGTTTGGCCGTCTGCTCTTCTACTTTGCCCTGTTAACGATCCCGACGGCCCTTCCGCTGGCCGTACTCCTGTCCTCGCTGATGACGTTTGGTAATCTGGGCGAATTCTTCGAACTCACTGCCCTGAAAAGCGCCGGAATTTCTCTTACCCGTGCCATGCGCCCTCTGCTCATCGTTGCCATTGGTATCAGCGCGTTTTCGTTCTGGTTCAACAACTCGGTAGCTCCCTGGGCTAATCTTAAAGGATACAGTCTGCTCTACGATATCAAAACCGCTAAGGCTACCCTGAACCTAAAGGAAGGAATCTTTTACAATGACCTGCCCGGATACAGTATTAAAGTCGACCGAAAAATAAAAGCTGAAAAGGGGAGTACAACCGGCGATCTGCTCAAGGGATTGGTTATCTACAAACACCCTACCAGCGGACTGGAAACGGGGAATCGCGAGATTATCCTGGCCGATTCTGGTCGTATGTATACGGATAAAGATCGAACCTACCTTGTTTTCCAGCTTTTCAACGGCAACGATTATCAGGAGTATTCCGATAATAGCATCAGTTACGCCAGCAGTGGGCCAACGGCCCAGGGCGCACAGTTTATGCGCAATGGGTTTAAAGACTATAAACTCGTGATTAGCCTGGAATCATTCGGCATCAAACGAACGGATGAGAATCAGTTCGAATACCACGAATACATGAAAGACCTCAAGCAACTCTCGGCCCTGACCGATTCGCTGCGGAAGGACTACAAGAATACCAGCCTGAGCGTAGCCGGTGCATCACGGCAGTATTATAACTATCAGTTTAAATCCGACGCCGTCCTGAAGCAGAAGGTACTGAAAGATGGAAAATGGGCGGATTCACTATTGACTGCGCAAAAAATACCGCAGCATGAACTGGCTCAGATTGCCTTGAATCAGGCTCAGAATATTCTGTCTTATTCTACCTCGAATGTGACCTATCTGACCGAAAAAGAAAAAAATGTCTGGCGTTACCAACTCGAAACTCATCATAAATTTACCCAGGCTATTTCCGTCTTTGTGATGTTCCTGATTGGCGCATCGATGGGGGCCATTATCAAGAAAGGGGGCTTCGGTCTGCCGGTGCTTATCGCCATTGTCTTTTTTATATTTCTGTACGTGCTGACCATTGCGGGCGACAAGTATGCCAAGGACGGTTTGCTTTGGGTACCCATTGGTGCCTGGCTGGCGAATATCGTCTTGTTTCCGTTTGGTCTACTACTCATGCAGCGGGCCCGGCACGATTCCCGGCTGTTCGATAAAGATGTATATGTTATTGCCTGGGAACGGTTCCGGAAACGGTTTGATAAAAACGCCAGGGAAGTGCAAGTGCAGACGGCGGAGTAA
- a CDS encoding ribosomal protein S15 (TIGRFAM: ribosomal protein S15~PFAM: ribosomal protein S15~KEGG: gsu:GSU1592 30S ribosomal protein S15) — protein MYLTTEKKQEIFSTSGHAKSATDTGSAESQIALFTYRISHLTEHLKVHKHDYGTQLGLLKLVGKRRRLLNYLLKKDITRYRAILAALGLRK, from the coding sequence ATGTATCTAACGACCGAAAAAAAGCAGGAGATATTCTCTACCTCGGGCCATGCCAAAAGTGCAACGGACACCGGGTCGGCCGAATCCCAGATCGCGCTGTTCACTTACCGGATCAGTCATTTAACTGAGCACCTGAAAGTTCACAAGCACGATTACGGCACACAACTGGGTCTGTTGAAATTAGTTGGTAAGCGTCGTCGCCTGCTGAACTACCTTCTTAAAAAGGATATCACGCGGTACCGGGCCATCCTGGCTGCGCTGGGACTCCGGAAGTAA
- a CDS encoding polyribonucleotide nucleotidyltransferase (KEGG: ank:AnaeK_1167 polyribonucleotide nucleotidyltransferase~TIGRFAM: polyribonucleotide nucleotidyltransferase~PFAM: 3' exoribonuclease; RNA binding S1 domain protein; Polynucleotide phosphorylase, phosphorolytic RNA- binding, bacterial/organelle-type; Exoribonuclease, phosphorolytic domain 2; K Homology, type 1, subgroup~SMART: KH domain protein), whose translation MFEITTQSVALPDGREITIETGKLARQADGAVVVRLGDTMLLATVVSSKDAKEGVDFLPLSVDYQEKFASAGRIPGSFQRREGRLGDHEILISRLVDRALRPIFPDNYHADTQVMITLISADPEVQPDALAALAASSALAVSDIPFNGPISEVRVAKIDGQYKINPKTAELERATIDLIVAATEKDICMVEGEMDECSEAEVVEALKVAHEAIKIQCQAQKELEAKVGKTVKREYNHETHDEELRAAVRAATYDKIYEVARRQNPSKKGRSEGFKAVRDEYLASFPEGAEVNVGLIKTYFHDLEWEASRRLVLDERTRLDGRKLDQIRQISAEAGYLPGPHGSALFTRGETQSLTTVTLGTKTDEQIVDQTMFQGYSKFLLHYNFPGFSTGEVKPNRGAGRREIGHGNLAHRSLKKVLPPAEENPYTIRIVSDILESNGSSSMATVCAGTMALMDAGIKIKAPVAGIAMGLISDGDKYAVLSDILGDEDHLGDMDFKVTGTEKGIVACQMDLKVDGLSYEVLAQALEQARVGRLHILGEMKKGISDVRSDLKPHAPRAMVIKIDTNQIGAVIGPGGKVVQDIQKDSGAVVNIDEHDNAGWVSIFATSKESMDKAVSRVKGIVAVPEVGETYVGKVKTIQPFGAFVEFMPGKDGLLHISEIKWERLETMDGVLQVGEEVTVKLIDVDKKTGKYRLSRKVLLPKPENKNA comes from the coding sequence ATGTTTGAAATCACCACGCAATCCGTTGCGCTGCCCGACGGGCGGGAAATTACCATCGAAACCGGAAAACTGGCCCGACAGGCCGACGGCGCGGTGGTTGTACGGTTAGGCGACACGATGCTGTTGGCCACCGTCGTATCAAGTAAAGACGCTAAAGAGGGCGTTGACTTTCTTCCATTATCCGTTGATTATCAGGAGAAGTTCGCATCAGCTGGCCGTATTCCCGGCAGCTTCCAACGGCGCGAAGGTCGTTTGGGCGATCACGAAATCCTGATTAGCCGTTTAGTAGACCGTGCCCTGCGGCCTATATTTCCTGATAACTACCACGCTGACACGCAGGTGATGATCACGTTGATCTCTGCCGACCCTGAAGTACAGCCCGATGCCCTGGCGGCTTTGGCGGCTTCGTCGGCGCTGGCCGTGTCCGACATTCCATTTAACGGGCCTATTTCTGAAGTACGTGTCGCTAAAATCGACGGGCAGTACAAGATCAACCCGAAAACGGCTGAACTTGAGCGTGCAACCATCGACCTGATCGTTGCCGCTACCGAAAAAGATATTTGCATGGTAGAAGGTGAGATGGACGAATGTTCAGAAGCCGAAGTTGTGGAAGCTCTTAAGGTAGCCCACGAAGCCATCAAAATACAATGCCAGGCCCAGAAAGAACTCGAAGCGAAAGTTGGTAAGACCGTTAAGCGGGAATATAACCACGAAACGCACGACGAAGAACTCCGGGCCGCTGTGCGCGCTGCCACCTACGACAAAATTTATGAAGTAGCCCGTCGGCAGAATCCAAGTAAAAAAGGTCGTTCGGAAGGGTTTAAAGCCGTCCGTGATGAATATTTAGCTTCCTTCCCGGAAGGAGCAGAGGTAAATGTTGGTCTGATCAAGACCTACTTCCACGACCTCGAATGGGAAGCTTCCCGCCGGTTGGTACTCGACGAGCGGACCCGTTTGGATGGCCGTAAACTGGATCAGATTCGGCAAATTTCGGCGGAAGCCGGTTATTTGCCGGGTCCACACGGATCGGCTTTGTTCACCCGTGGTGAAACCCAGTCGCTGACAACCGTAACACTCGGTACCAAAACGGACGAGCAGATTGTTGATCAGACGATGTTCCAGGGCTACAGCAAATTCCTGCTGCATTATAACTTTCCCGGTTTCTCAACCGGCGAAGTAAAGCCTAACCGGGGTGCGGGTCGTCGTGAAATTGGTCATGGAAACCTGGCGCACCGTTCGCTGAAAAAGGTACTTCCGCCAGCCGAAGAAAACCCATACACCATCCGGATCGTATCCGACATTCTCGAATCGAACGGCTCGTCGTCTATGGCTACCGTATGTGCCGGTACGATGGCGCTGATGGATGCCGGGATTAAAATCAAGGCTCCCGTTGCCGGCATTGCGATGGGCTTGATCTCGGATGGCGACAAATACGCCGTTTTATCCGATATTCTGGGTGATGAAGATCACCTGGGCGATATGGACTTCAAGGTTACAGGTACCGAAAAAGGAATCGTCGCCTGCCAGATGGACCTGAAAGTGGATGGTCTGTCTTATGAAGTGCTGGCTCAGGCATTGGAACAGGCTCGTGTTGGTCGTCTGCATATCCTCGGCGAAATGAAGAAAGGCATTTCCGATGTGCGTTCCGATCTGAAACCACATGCACCCCGTGCCATGGTTATCAAAATCGATACCAACCAGATTGGTGCCGTTATCGGACCCGGCGGTAAAGTTGTTCAGGATATCCAGAAAGATTCCGGTGCTGTTGTGAACATCGACGAGCACGACAATGCGGGTTGGGTCAGCATTTTTGCTACCAGCAAAGAAAGCATGGACAAAGCCGTTTCCCGTGTGAAAGGGATCGTTGCGGTTCCCGAAGTGGGTGAAACGTACGTTGGCAAAGTGAAGACGATTCAGCCTTTTGGGGCCTTCGTTGAATTCATGCCAGGAAAAGATGGTCTTTTGCACATTTCCGAGATTAAGTGGGAGCGTCTGGAAACCATGGACGGTGTTCTGCAAGTCGGTGAAGAGGTGACGGTAAAGTTGATTGACGTTGATAAAAAGACCGGAAAGTACCGATTATCGCGTAAAGTTTTGCTGCCGAAACCAGAGAACAAAAATGCGTAA
- a CDS encoding RNA polymerase, sigma 70 subunit, RpoD subfamily (TIGRFAM: RNA polymerase sigma factor, sigma-70 family~PFAM: sigma-70 region 4 domain protein; sigma-70 region 2 domain protein; sigma-70 region 3 domain protein; sigma-70 region 1.2~KEGG: psa:PST_1572 RNA polymerase sigma factor RpoS) has product MRQLKISKQITNRESQSLDKYLQEIGKVDLLTPDEEVTLAQKIREGDQLSLERLTKANLRFVVSVAKQYQNQGLSLGDLINEGNLGLIKAAQRFDETRGFKFISYAVWWIRQSILQALAEQSRIVRLPLNRVGSLNKISKTFSDLEQKFEREPSPEELAAVLEISAAEVVDTLKISGRHVSMDAPFVQGEENSLLDVLENDGEDKPDSGLINDSLRKEVQRALSTLTQREADVITLYFGLNGEHAMTLEEIGEKFNLTRERVRQIKEKAIRRLRHTSRSKALKTYLG; this is encoded by the coding sequence ATGAGACAGCTAAAAATTTCAAAACAGATAACCAACCGCGAGAGCCAGTCGTTAGACAAGTACTTGCAGGAAATTGGTAAGGTGGATCTGCTTACGCCCGATGAGGAAGTAACGCTGGCCCAGAAAATTAGGGAAGGTGACCAATTGTCGCTGGAACGATTAACGAAAGCAAACCTGCGTTTCGTCGTATCGGTTGCCAAACAGTATCAAAATCAGGGGCTTTCATTAGGTGACCTGATCAACGAAGGAAACCTGGGTCTGATCAAGGCTGCTCAGCGCTTCGACGAAACGCGTGGATTTAAATTCATCTCGTACGCCGTTTGGTGGATTCGTCAGTCTATTCTCCAGGCCCTGGCCGAGCAGTCACGGATCGTGCGTCTGCCCCTCAACCGGGTAGGTTCGCTGAACAAAATTTCAAAGACGTTCTCCGATCTGGAGCAAAAATTCGAGCGGGAACCGTCGCCGGAAGAACTGGCAGCCGTGCTGGAAATTTCAGCCGCTGAAGTTGTTGACACCCTGAAGATTTCGGGTCGTCACGTATCCATGGATGCGCCTTTCGTACAGGGTGAAGAAAACAGCCTGCTCGATGTACTGGAAAACGACGGCGAAGACAAGCCTGATTCGGGCCTGATCAATGACTCGCTGCGGAAGGAAGTACAACGGGCACTCTCGACGCTCACCCAGCGCGAAGCCGATGTGATCACGCTTTATTTCGGTCTGAATGGTGAACACGCCATGACGCTCGAAGAAATTGGTGAAAAATTCAACCTGACCCGTGAACGGGTTCGGCAGATAAAAGAAAAAGCCATTCGTCGCCTGCGCCACACCTCACGGTCGAAAGCGTTGAAGACGTACCTGGGCTAA
- a CDS encoding MCP methyltransferase, CheR-type with PAS/PAC sensor (KEGG: eba:ebA2146 regulator protein~TIGRFAM: PAS sensor protein~PFAM: MCP methyltransferase CheR-type; PAS fold domain protein; PAS fold-4 domain protein~SMART: MCP methyltransferase CheR-type; PAS domain containing protein) produces MNLPDNTDPDTPDTITPTGVDGQEAVVPDSPEQRGASQEAETSNDELVALLELLRKFIGVDFTHYKTATIRRRVLRRMALYKLRAVPDYMDYLHQHPTEAGLLYHDLLINVTSFFRDTDTMDYLGNVLFPRLLTTKPPNQPFRLWIPACSTGEEVYSLAILLLEAMDNLDKAVSIQIFATDLSERVIARARLGRYSASQVAEISPRRLKRFFTEDQDGYCISKVIRDLCVFATHNIFVDPPFSRLDLVSCRNLLIYTDNVLQRKAIATFHYALNPTGHLILGKAETVGSSTMLFTQIAKNFKIYARKNMGLRSVMPLVDLLQQRTTTTPGYLNRLDYTSDQEPVPVSGAYPPVTLPVPEPSTPDYPDEAGEKRDLQSMSMHQKPGQPDDLDQRVNGLLTQYTPPSVVVNKDMEIIRFQGSTSLFLEPAPGRANFNLLKMARPELVFDLRTAINKAHKSGQPASKTGLMIRVREQTYHITINAVPFLSQNHEPLILVIFGEVTPTLQPAISLTQLRNRRIKQLEDELVTLRDDMRSMFEEQEAGREELQSANEEIISSNEELQSINEELETSKEEIQSNNEELQTINQELQLSNDQLSEAYDYSDAIFGTIRETVLVLDKDLRVRTANRAFFKTFRIEPDDTIGRLLYELGNRQWDIPALRSLLDQVINQNTPIQAYEMVHHFQDLGEKVLRLNARKVVRLQGQAAILLAIEDITDHSQVQRLLIFLQSILAHAPVGIQLFKSVRNERNTIVDFQLVPLVNELGQRDKPSVEDLYKTSYKALFSDTEQSALFSRYVQVVETGEAMQAEVLDKLARQPEWHLISANRFEDGFLLVTSTITDRKKAEEAILEREAQLSRLVENTPDVITRWDKNRRLVFANSAFSEKTGLPPNQLLGLTNLEMGQPDEIAIPYMDSIQEVLDTGRPKEHYNVYTQPNGVVFFQSRMVPELGQDGAVEGVLAIARDITQLNEGSMLKQAYETIQQANLDRDRQAKRLQHILDACPTAILTLTPQYTDSEQGDATKLADFRIVTANKTLAQYLEQAETTLPGTLLSQWFTDDSFLNQCRQAYLSGQSHTIVWHDTTNTHDSWLDVSLSRIDDDLLITFSVRPKPA; encoded by the coding sequence ATGAACTTACCTGACAATACCGACCCTGATACACCGGATACGATCACTCCTACAGGTGTGGATGGCCAGGAAGCGGTAGTGCCTGATTCGCCCGAACAACGTGGGGCATCCCAGGAAGCCGAAACCAGTAATGACGAGTTGGTTGCTCTTCTTGAGTTGCTGCGCAAGTTTATCGGGGTCGATTTTACGCATTATAAAACAGCTACTATCCGCCGACGGGTTCTCCGGCGAATGGCACTGTATAAACTGCGGGCAGTGCCGGACTATATGGACTATCTGCACCAGCATCCGACAGAAGCCGGTTTGCTGTATCATGATCTACTCATTAACGTAACCAGCTTTTTCCGGGATACCGACACGATGGACTACCTGGGGAATGTGCTTTTTCCCAGGCTGCTTACAACTAAACCACCCAATCAACCCTTCCGGCTCTGGATTCCGGCCTGCTCAACGGGCGAAGAAGTCTACTCACTGGCGATATTACTTCTGGAAGCGATGGACAATCTCGATAAGGCTGTCTCCATCCAGATTTTTGCTACCGATCTGAGTGAACGGGTCATTGCCCGCGCCCGATTAGGCCGTTATTCAGCCAGCCAGGTAGCGGAGATTTCCCCCAGGCGACTGAAACGCTTTTTTACCGAAGATCAGGACGGGTACTGCATCAGTAAGGTAATCCGGGATTTGTGCGTTTTTGCCACCCACAACATCTTTGTCGATCCGCCCTTCTCCCGGCTCGACCTGGTTAGCTGCCGCAACCTGCTGATTTATACAGATAACGTGCTCCAGCGGAAAGCAATTGCCACCTTTCATTATGCCCTGAACCCAACGGGTCATCTGATACTGGGAAAAGCCGAAACGGTTGGTTCGTCGACCATGCTTTTTACGCAGATAGCCAAGAACTTTAAAATCTACGCCCGAAAAAACATGGGCCTTCGTTCGGTTATGCCGCTGGTGGATTTATTGCAGCAACGAACAACCACAACTCCTGGCTATCTGAATCGGCTCGACTATACCAGCGATCAGGAACCAGTGCCGGTATCCGGTGCCTATCCTCCCGTTACCCTACCTGTTCCTGAGCCCTCTACCCCCGATTATCCGGATGAAGCGGGTGAAAAAAGAGATCTACAATCCATGTCTATGCATCAAAAACCTGGTCAGCCCGACGATTTGGACCAACGCGTCAATGGACTGCTTACCCAGTATACCCCACCCTCCGTTGTTGTCAATAAAGACATGGAGATTATCCGCTTTCAGGGGTCGACCAGCCTGTTTCTGGAACCTGCACCGGGGCGAGCTAATTTCAATCTTCTGAAAATGGCCCGCCCCGAGCTGGTCTTTGACCTGCGGACTGCCATCAACAAAGCGCATAAATCCGGCCAGCCAGCGTCGAAGACCGGCTTGATGATCCGGGTTCGGGAGCAGACTTACCATATAACGATCAATGCCGTCCCTTTCCTGTCCCAAAATCATGAACCCCTGATACTGGTTATTTTCGGCGAGGTTACCCCTACCCTACAGCCCGCCATCTCGCTGACCCAGCTCCGCAACCGACGCATTAAACAACTGGAGGACGAGCTGGTAACCCTACGGGATGATATGCGGTCGATGTTTGAAGAACAGGAAGCTGGCCGGGAAGAACTACAGTCCGCCAATGAAGAGATCATCAGCAGCAATGAAGAGTTGCAGAGCATTAATGAAGAGCTGGAAACCAGTAAAGAAGAGATCCAGTCGAATAATGAAGAACTGCAAACCATCAATCAGGAGCTGCAGCTCAGCAACGATCAGTTGTCGGAAGCCTATGATTATTCCGACGCCATCTTTGGAACGATCCGCGAAACGGTACTCGTACTCGACAAAGACCTCCGTGTGCGAACAGCCAACCGGGCTTTTTTTAAAACCTTCCGGATTGAGCCCGACGATACAATAGGCCGACTTTTATATGAACTGGGGAACCGTCAGTGGGATATACCCGCCCTGCGGTCGTTGCTCGACCAGGTTATTAATCAGAATACCCCGATTCAGGCCTATGAGATGGTCCATCATTTCCAGGATTTGGGCGAAAAGGTATTGCGGCTCAATGCACGGAAGGTCGTTCGGCTACAGGGTCAGGCTGCTATACTGCTCGCTATTGAGGACATTACCGATCATTCGCAGGTCCAGCGGTTGCTGATATTTCTACAGAGTATACTGGCCCACGCCCCGGTGGGTATTCAGTTGTTCAAATCGGTTCGGAATGAACGCAACACCATCGTGGATTTTCAACTGGTTCCGCTGGTCAATGAATTAGGGCAACGGGATAAACCATCGGTGGAGGATCTGTACAAAACCAGTTATAAAGCCCTGTTCAGCGACACTGAACAAAGTGCCTTATTTTCCCGGTATGTACAGGTCGTTGAAACCGGCGAAGCTATGCAGGCTGAAGTACTCGACAAACTGGCCCGACAGCCCGAGTGGCACCTGATTTCGGCGAATCGCTTTGAAGACGGATTTCTGTTGGTTACCTCCACAATCACGGATCGGAAGAAAGCGGAAGAAGCCATTCTTGAACGAGAAGCCCAGCTAAGCCGACTGGTAGAAAACACCCCTGACGTGATTACCCGATGGGATAAAAACCGGCGATTGGTTTTCGCTAATTCGGCTTTCTCCGAAAAAACCGGCTTACCCCCGAACCAGTTGCTGGGGCTCACCAACCTGGAAATGGGACAGCCCGATGAAATTGCGATTCCTTATATGGATAGTATACAGGAAGTGCTGGACACCGGACGGCCGAAAGAGCATTATAACGTTTATACCCAACCCAATGGGGTCGTCTTCTTCCAATCGCGTATGGTTCCCGAACTTGGGCAGGACGGTGCGGTCGAAGGGGTACTGGCCATCGCTCGGGATATAACCCAGTTGAATGAAGGATCGATGCTTAAGCAAGCCTATGAAACAATTCAGCAAGCAAACCTCGACCGCGACCGACAAGCCAAACGACTTCAACATATTCTGGATGCCTGCCCCACGGCTATTCTTACCCTAACCCCCCAATACACTGACAGTGAGCAGGGAGACGCCACGAAACTGGCAGATTTCAGGATTGTGACTGCCAACAAAACACTGGCACAGTATCTTGAGCAGGCAGAAACGACCCTGCCCGGAACGCTGCTGAGTCAGTGGTTCACCGACGACAGCTTTCTTAACCAGTGCCGCCAGGCTTATCTGTCGGGTCAGTCTCACACCATCGTATGGCACGACACGACCAACACCCACGACTCCTGGCTGGATGTTTCCCTTTCCCGAATCGATGACGACCTATTGATCACCTTTTCCGTTCGGCCAAAACCAGCATAA
- a CDS encoding Tetratricopeptide TPR_2 repeat protein (PFAM: Tetratricopeptide TPR_2 repeat protein; TPR repeat-containing protein~SMART: Tetratricopeptide repeat~KEGG: mno:Mnod_7349 peptidase C14 caspase catalytic subunit P20) — MNYFPIKPYSFAKVTNAMAHSLFRVHIIRQVLLLIFIAIVFIRCGNNTTDEAAQFFLKGNVQLQKREYKEAIRFYSEAIAKKSDFADAYNNRGLAKFRDDDREGALADYTRAVELDPDFGTAYFNRAEVLLETGDAAGSVSDLMRINKQYQDSTFYQTRLGDVYVRLGKQAEAQAAYDRALQLNPDNVEALTNRGALLYSQKAYDQAGEDIQRALRLNPKQDAALNNQSLLLARVGNFAEALVYVERALALQPRQPYYLNNKAYLLLKLNRASEALPVVQESLQRDDRNAWAHQTLGLYYLSQKQADKALTEFRQTEKLDASVDQVYYYIGLAEQALNQQQAACEAWRLGELAGDEQARKIRAQQCK, encoded by the coding sequence ATGAATTATTTTCCGATAAAACCATATTCTTTCGCAAAGGTAACCAACGCAATGGCCCACTCACTATTCCGGGTACATATCATTCGTCAGGTACTCCTGCTGATTTTTATAGCCATCGTCTTCATTCGCTGCGGCAATAACACGACCGATGAGGCTGCTCAGTTTTTCCTGAAGGGGAATGTTCAGTTGCAGAAACGTGAGTACAAAGAAGCAATCCGGTTCTACTCAGAAGCCATCGCCAAAAAATCAGATTTTGCGGACGCCTACAATAACCGGGGGTTAGCCAAGTTTCGGGACGACGACCGGGAGGGGGCGTTGGCCGACTATACCCGGGCTGTTGAACTGGACCCTGATTTTGGTACGGCGTACTTTAATCGGGCCGAGGTTCTCCTTGAAACCGGTGATGCGGCCGGTAGTGTGTCGGACTTGATGCGGATCAATAAACAATACCAGGATTCTACCTTTTATCAAACGCGTTTGGGCGACGTCTATGTACGACTGGGGAAGCAGGCCGAGGCTCAGGCAGCTTATGACCGCGCTTTGCAACTCAACCCCGATAATGTGGAGGCTCTAACCAATCGGGGGGCTTTGTTGTATAGCCAGAAGGCCTATGACCAGGCCGGTGAGGACATACAGCGGGCTCTTCGGCTCAATCCAAAGCAAGATGCTGCCTTGAACAACCAGAGTTTACTGCTCGCGCGTGTCGGTAATTTTGCCGAAGCGCTCGTCTATGTAGAACGTGCACTGGCTTTACAACCCCGACAGCCGTATTACCTGAACAACAAAGCGTATTTATTGCTGAAACTAAACCGGGCTTCCGAAGCACTTCCGGTGGTGCAGGAGTCTCTGCAACGCGATGACCGGAATGCCTGGGCTCATCAAACCCTCGGGCTGTATTACCTGAGTCAGAAACAGGCGGACAAGGCACTTACCGAATTTCGGCAGACCGAAAAACTGGATGCGTCCGTAGATCAGGTCTATTATTATATCGGTCTAGCGGAGCAGGCCCTCAACCAGCAGCAGGCCGCCTGCGAAGCCTGGCGACTGGGCGAATTGGCCGGGGATGAACAGGCCAGAAAAATCCGGGCTCAGCAATGTAAGTAG